A genomic segment from Chlamydiota bacterium encodes:
- a CDS encoding type II toxin-antitoxin system RelE/ParE family toxin has product MILPKAYEIRITRRAEKDIKNLSQKLREKLFEILTGVICKNPYEGKKLLGDLRGSYSYRLSFQDRIVYSIDDSKRIVYVERARTHYGD; this is encoded by the coding sequence ATGATCCTTCCTAAAGCATATGAGATCAGGATTACCCGTCGAGCGGAAAAGGATATCAAAAACCTCTCTCAAAAATTAAGGGAAAAACTTTTTGAAATTCTCACAGGAGTGATTTGTAAAAATCCTTATGAAGGAAAGAAACTTTTAGGAGATCTTCGAGGGAGTTATTCCTATCGACTGAGTTTCCAAGACCGAATTGTCTATAGCATTGATGACTCTAAGAGAATTGTGTATGTCGAGAGGGCAAGAACGCATTATGGAGATTGA
- a CDS encoding MFS transporter: MTSQDRPHYFLDALKIPDVRLFIGSVGFFTLASRALNVVIGFQIYRITHQPLSLGLLGLIEAIPAISLVPLGGYVADHFNRHKILLITRIISFTCTLTLAYLSWKAQTHILLGLYAVIFLAGIARAFADPANTAFESQIVPKHLTVNASSWITSTWVSCSVIGPAAIGFIFDFWGVAASYLVMTGFFILSWISTFFIQPQPQPKPERKESMIKNINMGWRFVFKTQPLLGAMTLDLFAVLFGGAIALLPIYANDILHVGARGLGMLNAAPSLGTLLITLLATRFPPIRQAGRNLLLTVSGFGISILLFAFSKNFLLSLFTLFLTGVFDGVSVIIRRSMLRLLSPDAMRGRVAAANWVFICASNELGAFESGFLASLIGTIPCVAVGGIITLGVVILTATFAKELRSLSFDPHTLQQKN; this comes from the coding sequence ATGACCTCTCAAGACAGACCTCATTATTTTCTGGATGCTTTAAAAATACCCGATGTTCGACTTTTCATCGGTTCGGTCGGTTTTTTTACCCTGGCAAGCCGAGCCTTAAATGTAGTCATTGGTTTTCAGATCTATCGTATCACCCATCAGCCCTTATCGTTAGGACTCCTGGGCCTCATTGAGGCGATTCCTGCTATTTCTCTTGTCCCACTGGGAGGATATGTTGCAGATCATTTTAATCGTCACAAAATTCTTTTAATCACCCGAATCATTTCCTTTACCTGCACCTTAACCTTGGCCTACCTTTCCTGGAAAGCCCAAACCCATATTCTCTTGGGACTTTATGCCGTCATCTTTTTAGCAGGCATTGCACGGGCCTTTGCAGATCCGGCCAATACAGCGTTTGAATCCCAAATTGTTCCCAAACATCTCACCGTCAACGCCTCTTCCTGGATTACGAGCACATGGGTCAGCTGCTCAGTCATTGGCCCTGCAGCCATTGGTTTCATCTTTGATTTCTGGGGAGTGGCCGCTTCCTACCTTGTGATGACGGGGTTTTTCATTCTCTCGTGGATTTCAACTTTTTTCATTCAGCCCCAGCCTCAGCCCAAACCAGAGCGAAAAGAATCCATGATTAAAAATATCAATATGGGATGGCGCTTTGTTTTTAAAACCCAGCCCCTTCTAGGAGCGATGACCTTGGATTTATTTGCCGTCCTTTTTGGCGGAGCTATCGCACTGCTTCCAATTTATGCCAATGATATTCTCCATGTGGGCGCTCGAGGATTAGGGATGCTCAATGCAGCACCTTCTCTGGGCACACTTTTAATCACCCTCCTGGCCACCCGTTTCCCTCCCATCCGTCAAGCGGGACGCAATCTATTATTAACCGTTTCTGGATTTGGAATCAGCATCCTTCTCTTTGCCTTTTCAAAAAACTTTCTTCTTTCGCTATTCACCCTATTTCTTACAGGAGTTTTTGACGGAGTCAGTGTTATCATCCGTAGATCCATGCTCAGACTCCTATCCCCTGATGCCATGCGAGGTCGAGTGGCTGCTGCCAACTGGGTTTTTATCTGTGCCTCGAACGAGCTCGGCGCCTTTGAAAGTGGCTTTCTCGCCTCCCTGATTGGAACCATTCCATGCGTGGCCGTGGGGGGAATCATCACCTTGGGCGTTGTAATTTTAACAGCCACCTTCGCAAAAGAATTACGAAGCCTCTCTTTTGATCCTCACACGCTTCAACAAAAAAATTGA
- a CDS encoding aminotransferase class I/II-fold pyridoxal phosphate-dependent enzyme, with the protein MKNSFPFKIADRVETLPPSGIRAFFDLVIGMKDIISLGVGEPDFDTPWTIRESAIYSIEHGHTTYTSNKGLLELRKKIAQHLNKKFKVDYDPENEILITVGVSEAMDLAIRALLNPHEKVIVPEPCYVSYSPMVSLAGGNPVAFITEKKHDFKIDIKSLEKYKSSGAKAIILNYPSNPTGTSYTQDELSKLSRTIQKMNLLVISDEIYSDLSYDIPHTCFASLPEMKGQTLLLNGFSKGYAMTGWRIGYAAGPRPLIEAMTKIHQYTIMCAPIMGQWAACEAIKNGDSVLAPMIKEYEKRRNFVVESLNEMGLDCHKPAGAFYAFPSIQKTEMDSMSFAHQLLEKEKVAVVPGTAFGSSGEGFIRLSYATGMDRLKEALSRIKKFINV; encoded by the coding sequence ATGAAAAATTCTTTTCCTTTTAAAATTGCAGATCGCGTGGAAACCCTTCCCCCATCAGGGATTCGGGCCTTCTTTGACCTTGTCATTGGAATGAAGGACATTATTTCTCTCGGGGTTGGAGAACCTGATTTTGATACCCCCTGGACCATTCGGGAGTCTGCGATTTATTCGATTGAGCATGGACATACGACTTATACCTCTAATAAAGGATTGCTCGAACTTCGCAAAAAAATCGCCCAACATTTGAACAAAAAATTCAAAGTGGATTATGACCCCGAAAATGAGATTCTGATTACCGTCGGAGTCAGCGAGGCAATGGACCTGGCCATTCGAGCCCTCCTTAACCCTCATGAAAAAGTGATTGTCCCAGAACCTTGTTATGTCTCTTATAGCCCCATGGTTTCTCTGGCTGGAGGGAATCCTGTTGCCTTCATCACCGAGAAAAAACATGACTTTAAAATTGATATAAAATCCCTGGAAAAATATAAATCTTCTGGGGCCAAAGCCATTATTTTAAATTACCCCTCCAATCCCACAGGAACATCTTACACCCAAGATGAACTCTCTAAACTCTCTCGAACAATTCAAAAAATGAACTTGCTTGTGATCAGTGATGAAATTTATAGCGATTTATCCTATGACATTCCTCACACCTGCTTTGCCAGCCTTCCGGAAATGAAAGGGCAAACCTTACTCTTGAACGGATTTTCAAAGGGCTATGCCATGACTGGCTGGAGAATTGGTTATGCCGCAGGGCCCCGCCCTTTAATTGAAGCTATGACTAAAATTCACCAATATACCATCATGTGCGCCCCGATTATGGGACAATGGGCCGCCTGTGAGGCGATCAAAAACGGAGACAGTGTTCTCGCTCCCATGATCAAGGAATACGAAAAACGGCGCAATTTTGTTGTTGAGTCTTTGAATGAAATGGGACTGGATTGCCATAAACCAGCGGGCGCATTTTATGCTTTTCCTTCCATTCAAAAAACAGAAATGGACTCGATGAGCTTTGCCCATCAACTCCTGGAAAAGGAAAAAGTAGCCGTCGTTCCCGGAACAGCCTTTGGTTCTTCAGGAGAAGGATTTATTCGCCTCTCTTACGCAACTGGAATGGATCGATTGAAAGAAGCCTTATCCAGAATAAAAAAATTCATTAACGTATAA
- a CDS encoding type II toxin-antitoxin system Phd/YefM family antitoxin → MTRVTTSEARQKLFQLVRRSIKGHVPIRITSKSGDVILMSEDDYESLLETLELLSIKGVLKGVQEAKEDIRMGRTKSLKEVFG, encoded by the coding sequence ATGACAAGGGTAACCACAAGCGAGGCAAGACAGAAATTGTTTCAGCTGGTTAGAAGATCTATTAAGGGACATGTTCCGATTAGAATTACGTCTAAATCAGGAGATGTTATTTTGATGTCGGAAGATGATTACGAAAGTTTATTAGAAACACTGGAATTGCTTTCCATCAAGGGCGTGCTTAAAGGGGTTCAAGAAGCAAAAGAGGATATTAGAATGGGAAGGACAAAATCTCTCAAAGAGGTTTTTGGATGA
- a CDS encoding Lrp/AsnC family transcriptional regulator, giving the protein MDPILEILEKDARTTPEEIAKMIKKDIVEVKKAVRQYEKDRVILHYKTVLNKELLRSQSEVRALIEVKVTPQRDVGFDSLAKRIYNFPEVKSCYLMSGGYDLLVTVEGKDLQTVASFVSEKLSTLENVRGTVTHFLLKKYKEDGDVLQSQEKDKRIAISF; this is encoded by the coding sequence ATGGATCCGATTTTGGAAATTCTGGAAAAAGATGCGCGAACGACTCCTGAAGAAATAGCAAAAATGATCAAAAAAGACATTGTTGAAGTCAAAAAAGCTGTTCGCCAGTATGAAAAAGACCGAGTTATTCTTCATTACAAAACCGTTTTAAATAAAGAGCTTCTGCGCAGCCAAAGTGAGGTTCGTGCGCTCATTGAAGTCAAAGTGACTCCGCAAAGGGACGTCGGCTTTGACTCGCTTGCCAAGAGAATTTATAACTTCCCAGAAGTGAAAAGTTGCTATTTAATGTCCGGAGGCTACGACCTTTTGGTCACAGTTGAGGGCAAAGACCTTCAAACAGTGGCCTCATTCGTTTCGGAGAAACTCTCCACCCTTGAAAATGTTCGTGGAACAGTCACTCACTTTCTTCTTAAAAAATACAAAGAGGATGGAGACGTACTCCAATCTCAAGAAAAAGATAAAAGAATAGCGATTAGTTTTTAA
- a CDS encoding M4 family metallopeptidase encodes MEPHLSKLALKARVSKEKAVASAKEVLVSQKAIQASDSVKISQSKKMILSSRLSQDHRSHLAWYVEILEGINHWQVFLDAISGESLFHYNATCSAIGKGMGHYSSGKLVPLITQKIQSKLFNLEDAFHQYGTYDAANQVAEDSSDLDEFTENLESIISIFSDTNNLWTDEYQYSAVDAHYHAKWTYQYYANTFQWYGVDGNDEVPIKTVVHYGEAMNNAFWIPSGYVVFGDGDGEYYQSLTSLDIVAHELTHGVDEYTSQLVYAKESGGLDESWSDIFGVAAEFYAADRGYGEADWMLGEDPTLPDYPYGEATRYMDDPTKSYQIDHYSNYYDGLDVHVSSGISNNAFYLISEGGTNSTSGLTVATGIGISKAEQIFFRARKFYMAPESTFLEAAYATIWSASDLYGEESQEVKTVREGWRAVGVSADFSIDSRYHLYGQDTIVIEPNKEAVLNATFEWPFSSPGSVEWSVNVLSSEVHVDWSIHPINVEASERGEMTQAEILLNVATEHTDPVDIEIVETFSLEGGSSSSLSKTYHLCVDDHTTYGTSTDVGQSIFRGSDFYIYGINLDEVDQVVFSDSVSASFTLEYLEDPTYPVLHVWVPDLAVDGLIYLDNVSLDEGMTYYIVDSIQEAIDKAASGDTIIVPPGDYYEKLTITWKSLYLISKEGASQTRIISTDSRTISVDGETTFLGQPITEAFTLEGFTILNQYSGSTPKCLYIEGIQTVILKNNIIQAEWNSQDYAGYGIMVSYIQDFSMIGNTFECNIGAFLYANVTNADIQNNIAVFGTAVDTSGYSGYDYYTAIVVSLKNYSDQYGENQCNFINNTISIYKTQKNAQIGMSLTWYDGQTVEANLINNILEGDMDEGLFVDTPTESDLLNVLNNDVYGALTLYSGVSDPTGVDGNLSQDPLLDERGHLTSGLPCVDAGLDTSTYGMTTDIDGDNRPIDGNGDGTSLYDIGGDEYLLP; translated from the coding sequence TTGGAACCTCATTTAAGTAAACTTGCTTTGAAAGCTCGCGTTTCTAAGGAAAAAGCGGTTGCATCTGCAAAAGAAGTCTTGGTTTCTCAAAAAGCCATTCAGGCAAGCGATTCCGTAAAGATCTCTCAATCCAAGAAAATGATTTTAAGCTCTCGACTGAGTCAAGACCACCGTTCTCATCTTGCTTGGTATGTGGAAATATTGGAGGGAATAAATCATTGGCAGGTTTTTTTAGATGCTATCTCTGGAGAGAGCTTGTTTCACTATAACGCGACATGTTCTGCCATAGGGAAAGGCATGGGTCATTACTCATCTGGCAAATTAGTCCCTCTCATCACTCAAAAAATTCAGTCAAAACTCTTTAATTTGGAAGATGCTTTTCATCAATATGGAACGTATGACGCTGCAAATCAAGTCGCAGAGGATTCAAGTGATTTGGACGAGTTTACAGAAAATTTGGAATCGATCATTAGCATTTTCTCAGATACAAATAATCTTTGGACAGACGAATATCAGTATTCTGCCGTGGATGCACATTATCATGCAAAGTGGACTTATCAGTATTATGCCAATACATTTCAATGGTATGGGGTAGATGGAAACGACGAAGTGCCTATCAAAACGGTTGTTCACTATGGGGAGGCGATGAACAATGCCTTTTGGATCCCCAGTGGTTATGTGGTTTTTGGGGATGGAGATGGGGAATACTATCAATCACTCACGTCTTTGGATATTGTGGCTCATGAGCTCACGCATGGTGTGGATGAGTACACTTCTCAATTGGTCTATGCCAAGGAATCAGGTGGATTGGATGAATCCTGGTCTGATATTTTTGGAGTCGCCGCTGAATTCTATGCAGCCGACCGAGGCTATGGTGAAGCGGACTGGATGTTGGGGGAAGATCCAACGCTTCCTGACTATCCTTATGGAGAGGCGACACGTTATATGGACGATCCTACGAAGAGTTATCAAATTGACCATTACTCCAATTATTACGATGGTCTAGATGTTCATGTCAGTAGTGGGATCAGCAACAATGCCTTTTATCTCATCAGTGAGGGAGGGACAAATTCTACATCGGGATTGACCGTTGCAACGGGAATTGGAATTAGCAAAGCCGAACAGATTTTCTTCAGAGCTCGAAAGTTTTATATGGCCCCTGAAAGTACTTTTCTGGAAGCAGCTTACGCGACGATTTGGAGTGCTTCAGATCTTTACGGAGAAGAGAGTCAAGAGGTTAAAACCGTGCGAGAGGGCTGGAGAGCAGTGGGCGTTTCTGCGGATTTCTCGATTGATAGTCGCTACCATCTTTATGGACAGGATACGATTGTGATAGAACCCAATAAAGAAGCGGTTTTAAATGCAACATTTGAATGGCCTTTCAGTTCTCCTGGAAGTGTTGAGTGGTCTGTGAATGTTTTATCCAGTGAGGTCCATGTAGATTGGAGTATCCATCCGATCAATGTTGAGGCAAGCGAGCGGGGTGAAATGACGCAAGCCGAGATCCTTTTAAATGTTGCTACTGAGCACACCGATCCTGTGGATATTGAGATTGTAGAAACCTTTTCTCTAGAGGGAGGGAGTTCAAGTTCTCTTTCAAAGACCTACCATCTTTGTGTGGATGATCATACAACTTATGGAACTTCAACCGATGTTGGCCAGTCCATTTTTCGGGGCTCGGACTTTTACATCTATGGAATTAATTTGGACGAGGTTGATCAGGTTGTTTTTTCAGATAGCGTGTCGGCCTCTTTTACCCTTGAATATTTAGAGGATCCGACGTATCCCGTTTTACATGTCTGGGTTCCTGACTTAGCCGTCGATGGTCTTATTTATTTAGATAATGTTTCTTTAGATGAAGGAATGACCTACTACATTGTGGATAGTATTCAAGAGGCGATTGATAAAGCGGCTTCTGGGGATACCATCATTGTCCCTCCCGGAGATTATTATGAAAAGTTAACCATTACTTGGAAATCTCTTTATCTCATCAGTAAGGAAGGGGCCTCACAGACAAGGATTATATCTACGGATTCCAGGACTATCTCTGTTGATGGTGAAACGACCTTTCTAGGGCAACCTATAACGGAGGCATTCACCTTGGAAGGTTTTACCATCCTCAATCAATATAGTGGCAGCACCCCAAAATGTCTGTATATTGAGGGGATACAAACCGTTATTTTGAAAAACAATATCATTCAAGCCGAGTGGAATAGTCAGGATTATGCAGGATATGGGATCATGGTTTCTTATATTCAAGACTTTTCAATGATCGGCAATACATTTGAATGTAATATCGGTGCCTTTCTCTATGCCAATGTTACAAATGCAGATATTCAGAATAATATTGCTGTTTTTGGAACAGCGGTTGATACCTCTGGCTATTCGGGTTATGACTATTACACAGCCATTGTCGTCAGCCTCAAGAACTACAGTGATCAGTACGGAGAAAATCAGTGCAATTTTATCAATAACACCATTTCCATCTACAAGACTCAGAAAAATGCCCAAATAGGTATGTCTTTAACTTGGTACGATGGTCAAACGGTAGAGGCCAATTTGATTAACAATATTTTAGAGGGGGATATGGATGAAGGATTATTTGTTGATACTCCTACGGAGTCTGACCTCTTGAATGTTTTGAATAATGATGTTTATGGAGCGCTGACGCTTTACTCTGGGGTTTCAGATCCGACAGGTGTTGACGGAAATTTATCCCAAGATCCTCTCCTTGACGAAAGGGGTCATCTGACATCGGGCTTGCCTTGTGTTGATGCAGGTCTAGATACCTCTACCTATGGAATGACCACCGATATTGATGGAGACAATCGCCCCATCGATGGGAATGGCGATGGAACGAGTCTTTATGATATTGGAGGAGATGAATATTTACTTCCTTAA